The DNA sequence tttctggaaataatCTGGCAGTATGTatcaagagccttaaaaatgTCTGTACCCTTTGAATTCTGCTTCTAAAAATCAATTCTGAGAAAACAATCAGAAATGTGGACGATACATAAATGCTTGTTGTAGCATCAGTTACAATAATGAAAAGTCAGAAACAACTCTGAATGTTAAACAACTCTGAATGAAACAACTCTGAATGAATGATATTAGGGGAATGGTGAAGTAAATTTTAACCCATTCATACAACTGAATAGCATGAAATTACCAAAATGATGTATATAAAGGGCTtctgaaagaaatgggaaaatgcttatgatataatctaaattggaaaaaaaagcaacattcagaaatgtatatatatttaatgtcctcaaatatataaattaaaaattaagatgaaagAATAGAAGGAAATATGCCAAAATGTTCCAAGTGATTGCTTGGGGCTGGAGAGAAGTAGGGgtgatttttctgtaattttctgattttcttcagtGAGCATTATTCCTTtataacactgaaaaaaaaaaaaacccagcaaaaaaCAGCAAACAATTTTTAAGTGAATGAAGTACTTTATAGCTctttttttggaaaacaaaattaatttactttttatgtcTGTAGACCTCAATTTGGTGTGTGTGTATCATTGACCCTTGAAAAAGAAGTCTGCTCATCCCCACACAACACTAGACTGTAATACCCATCAATTCTCGGGAGGTGATATGTTTCCGATTCCCAGCTGACCCTACAGATCTCTTGGCGGGATCTTGGTGAAACTTACTGTTTCGGTGGAGCTGCAGGGCAACTTGGGCACCAGGCAGTGAGAGAATTGGATTCTCGGGTCTTTTGTGGTGATAGACAGACCTCTCTGCAGAATTTTCACCAAGCGGATCCAGAATTGAAACACAGCCTCTGGGTGTTTTTCGTGGAGCCTCAGGTAGAAGATCTTTTCAGTCACTGTCCTAACCCTCAGGATGCATTGGAGCCGGTCGCAGATTCGTAGCTCCATGTACTTCAGTGGGAGAATCCTGGACACAATCAGGAAATTCCCATGGCAGAGGCATCAGTGATTTTAATCAACCAAGCTGGTGCCTTCCTAGAGCTTGGGTCAACCTCACTAGGTGCTGACCTCCGCTTGGGGGACACCCAAGGGAGAAAGCTCATGGTCTGAGAGTGGGAATGATCACTAAGACCgactcttctctgatttccagggCCTTAGTTATTAAAGAATCTGCCCACACCAATAACAATGGCTGAGAGTCGATGTATAATATCTcgtttagtcctcacaacaaccctttgaTGAAGGAAAGATAAGTAGTAgtaattccattttacagaatttgaaactgtggctcagagaagctaagtgatTTACCCAAGTTTAGATCTTCTTAAGTAGGAAATGGAACTAAGGTTTTCTGGCTCTATTTTCAGGTCTCCTCCTCCCTAGATCCTGATTAACTGTGCTGAAAGATTAAGAAAATGGACGGAGGTCTCCTATAcatccagtatttttttttcaatctcaaCACCTCATAATCCTATTTGACTATCATATCACTCACCTTTCTTTTTGAAAACCTCTAAGTCAATattgacaaaaaaaaataagcaaaaggaaGCTAAGATTCTCAAAAACTAGGCCGAGACAGGGACTGGTGCTCTACCACAGCAccaagcacagtgcttggcacacataGATACTAAGTAAAtacttgtcaaatgaatgaatgaagtctaTATAGTTCATCAGCTAAAGAACACTGTCCTTTCTTCTCAGCTGAAGtccagcaaaaactaacacaacattgtaaaggaattttactccaattaaaaaaagaaaattttgttgctaaaaaaaacaaacaaacacaaaggccacaaaataaaaaaataaataagtaaagtccAGCTGCAAAACAACACAGTCATTCATCCTGCCCCTTCCGGCCCCTCCCTCAAGCCCTTCTTTACCTGCTGAGGGTGATGACTGGGGCACTATCAGGTGTGCTACAGGTGGAAAACTGACCCTGGGGCCAGGTGACATTGGCCATCAGGAGGACGTTGGGGAGTGGCAAGGAGGGCACCGAGGAGGTCACCCCGAGGATCACAGTGGTAGACCCGTCACAGACATCCATCCAGTTCCCGGCTTTAGTGACCTAGAAATCAGCCCCAGGCACATGGGTCAGAGAGAAGCAGAAGACAGGGGTGGAAGGTTACAGATGCTAGAAAACGGCTCTTCAACTTGGCGACAGGCTTAGAGCACCTGTGCTTCTTGCAGGTGTGTGGCACACTGGACTGGGTCATGACCTGAATCTATCCTTCCTGTGGGTCTCCCCAGAGAGACTTAAGTTCATGGGCGACAGGAACGCTGTGCTGCCCTTCTTAGAGTCCTTTGCAttactaattttaaaaggatGCACTAGTAAGAAGCCAGCAcaggttccttccttccttcctttttctttctctctttctttttcttctgtccttccttccttccttcctttctctctctttcttcattcattcatttattggctgtgttgtgtccccgttgctgcatgcgggctttgtctagttgcggcgaggcgagtggggcctactcttcgttgtggtgtgcgggcttctcactgcggtggcttctctcgttgcggagcacgggctctaggcgcgcgggcttcaggagttgtggcgtatgggctccagagcacaggctcggcagttgtggagcatggacccagctgctccgcggcatggaggatcttTCCGGAGCAGGGATCggacccgtgttccctgcattggcaggcagactcctatccactgcgccaccagggaagctccagcaCAGGTTTCTAATGGTCTGGAAGGGAGATTGTGAGAAGAAAGTTCCAGAAGGGGAGGAGAGTGAGGAAAGAGCTGTTGAACGGAGAAGACCCAGGCAGCCCAACTTGAGGGAGGTTTGGGGAGCTTCTCCCAAGATGAGGGAGTGCCGGGCTTGTTGCTGGGTCTTGAGTGTAATGAGGACCTGTTCTCTTGCAGCACTCGGGGCTGTGGCAGGACAGGGAGATGGATGCCTGGCACTGGGGCACAGTGTCTCAGCTAAGACACCCCTACCTCACTCTCCAGGGCGGGCAGAGAAGCACCAGGTCTGTAGCCTCTAAGGAACCACAGGGACCAGGGTAAGGAACATCTGAGGAGTGACCCCTGCGTTCCCAAGACCAGGGGGCCTTCTCCCAGTATCCTAGGCCATTCACAGCCCGTGGTGGAACTGGGGACCAGGCGAAAGCCCCAGGAATGACTGAAATGTTAGTTCCCACAAGCCTGAGTAGATGGTGCCCCAAGAAAAGtgaattttgatttttgaaaaaaaaaaaaggaacatttcttGGAGCCCATGTTGTGGAATGAAATTCATATGCGCTACAAAACACAGAGGGCCACACACACTGAGAGTAATAAGTAAATGTTTGCGGGTGATGTTTCTTGGCGGTGACGATAGTGACGGTGAtgctgaggggagggaagggagggaacagCATAAGTTCAAGGCCGCTTTCAGCTCTGCCGAGGGCCAGCTTCACAGGCAGTCTTTCCCCCTCCCTGGCACAGTCTGAGTCTCTTGCTGCCTGAGTCACCTAGCGTCCATCCAGAGAATCTAAACAGTTTTAATACTAGGCCAAAGAGAACATATTAGGAGAATAAACCTGCCGCCATAATCTCACACCCAAGGACATGACTAGAATTTGATATCTTGAGTCTGGATTTCCCACGATACTGCTAATTCTCCTCTGAGTGTGTGTTAGGCATGAGCACGccctcccccacgccccccaTGCTGCCAGCTGATCGCCCATCTCTGCAGCTCCCTGGGGCGGTGCAGGGACCAGAGAGCACCTGGAGCCATGAACCTTTGGGGGACCTCGTCAGAGAGTAGCTCGCTGCTCTGTGAATTCAACTCCACCGAACGGATTCCTGACTGCAGACCCTCCCGTGCATTCCAGCCTCCTGCCTTCACCCAGGAACTTGAAGTCCCTTTTGCCTGGAAGGTCCCCCCCCCTGCTCTTCTACCGAAGTCTCAGCAAGACCTGAAAGAACGGCTTACGACCCCgtcttctgggaagccttccaCAACTGCCCAGGTTGAAGGAGTGCTCTGCTCATGCTCTGTGGTTCAGCTAGTCCAAACCCTCTGACGCCGAGCTTTCTTAACAGCTACCATTTTACACTATGTCCTTTAAACCTACCAATTCACAAGCTTCTTGTCCAGGGACACTATCTGATCTCTCTTTGCATCTCCTGCCTCTCACACAGCTTGCTGACTGGTCATGCCATACCTGCAACGGAGCACAGGTGGTCACCAGCCAGACCACTGGAGGGAAGTGGGTAGCACCTTGGTGAGATGCCACACGGATTGAAATGACCGCCCTGCACTCCTGGTGTCTCCATGCTTCCCAGGCCACAAACACTCACTTCCATAGGTCATATTACTACTCTTCTGGGGGATGGTAGAATCTGGGCAAGGCTAATTTATCCAGGGACCTTGGTCTCATGCAAGCGTATTTGTATAATAATATCCCAGAAAGAAGGTTGGGTTTCAGAGCAGGGATTCCTACAGCTGCTTTCATCCCCTCTAATCAGTCAGTGTGGACTAGCGGCCCCGGGAGGGTGCCTATGAACCCTGCCTGGAGAGTGGGTTCTGCTGTCTCCTTCTGCAGGTGTAACTCTATTTCCCGAAAGCATTTGACCTGCAGGGAGTCCCATGATGCTGTGGGCACAAACTGAGGTGAACTTGGGACCCAGACCCTCTCGTTTCTCTGGCTTTCCtggcttcttcctcctccccagggCTTTCAAAGGCCTTGGCATCTTTGGACCAATCCCTGGGAACAGGtttggaaagggaaggagagctgGCCCTGAGCTGCACAAGGGTACCTGGATAAAGTTGCTTTCAAACACCACCGAGTCAGAGAACAAGTTGAATTCTGGAGAATGAATCAGTTGACAGAGGAGGCCGTCTTCCACCCCAAGTTCCACTCCAGGGCCTGGTTCCATGACCTCAGGTGGGAGGCTCCTAATTTTACTCATTGGTTCTTGGGAAGGATGGGCTGGGGAACATCCCTGGGGCTCCACTCAGACCCAGCCCAACTCCACGGTGTTGGTGTGACCaccactcccccacctccacatCTCCACCTCCCCTCCTGACTTACTGGCtgtcccccaggctgggaagggcCTGTCGGCTCACAATGGCAGGAATGACATCAGGGAATGTGACGGGTAACaacaggaaaggggaaaaaaaagaagaggcaaggaaggactgGGGAGTGAGCAGGGtgtttttctcccctttcctACTCACTACAAACTAGCAATAATGTAGCCTgctccattttgtttgttttttttttgtttttttttgcggtacacgggcctctcactgttgtggcctctcccgtagcggagcacaggctccggacgcgcaggctcagcggccatggctcacgggcctagctgctccacagcatgtgggatcttcccggaccggggcacaaacccgtatcccctgcatcggcaggcagactctcaaccactgcgccaccagggaagtccagcctgCTCCAATTTGCAGTCAATCTCCCCACACACAAGGAAAACAATTCTCCCAAGATTATGGCCAGACTGCGAGCTGCACAGCAGCAAGGGAGGCTATCGGGAAACCCACAGCCTTCAATCCTCCCCACTCAGGGCGAAGCCTCTCACAAAAATTTTCTCTGTAAATGTGACCTGTTCGCCTGATGTCAGGCCCTCACTGGGCCAGGAGAGCTCAGGATGGGGCCCGCAGTTCAGCCCAatcttccctcccccatctcatgggataattttcttttttgttttttttttctttttttttaacaccaggCTATTAACAAACCAAAGAGGTTTATTTATTTGGAAACTGTGAGCAAATGAGGAAGTGTGATACAGTGTATGCTGGAGCATCACAAAAAAGACCATGAGAACCAACTGTTAAATCTTCAGGAATTTTAatgagccagttgttaaacacagccattgttaaaaatttaataatgtagggcttccctggtggcgcagtggttgagagtccgcctgccgatgcaggggacgcgggtttgtgccccggtccgggaagatcccacatgccgcgaagcggctgggcccgtgagccatggctgctgggcctgcgtgtccggagcctgtgctccgcaacgggagaggccacaacagtgagaggcccacgtacagcaaaaaaaaaaaaaaatttggcaaCTTAGATATGCTATACAAATGGCATCACATAGAAATTACTAAAACTGACTTAGAAAAAactttgacttttatttatttattatattttttaaatttatttttatttattattttttggctgtgttgggtctttgttgctgcacgcaggctttctctagttgcggctagcaggggctactcttcattgcagtgcacaggcttctcattgtggtggcttctcttgttgcggagcatgggctccagagtgcgtgggcttcagtagatgtggtgcgtgggctcagtagttgtgattcaTGGGCTCtggggcgcaggctcagtggttgtggagcacgggcttagttgctccgcggcatgtgggatcgtcccggaccagggctcgaacccgtgtctcctgcattggcagggtggattcttaaccactgcgccaccagggaagcccctttgacTGACTTCTAAAAAACTGATTTAGGAAAAATCAAATATATGCATCCATCAAAGATACTGAATTTGTTATCGCACCACAAATAAAACTCTAGGCCCACACAGCTTCACTGGAGGagcctatcaaacatttaaggaataatGTCAATGTAATACAAACTCAGGAAACAGAGTAGGAAATAGTTCTCAACTTGTTTTATGAATCCAGCattaccaaaaccagataaagacaatgcaagaaaagaaagcaacagaccTCAGACCAGCATTACTtgtgaacatagacacaaaattcCTTATCAACACCACAGaaggagagatatatcatgttcatgaaCCAGAAGATTCAATATTAAGATGACAATTCACcccaaattgatctgtagattcaatagAATCCCAATCGATATTCCAgaaggctgggacttccctggtggcgcagtgcttaagaatccacctgccaatgcaggggtcaggggttcgatccctcgtccgggaagatcccacatgccgcagagcaactaagcccgtgtgccacaactactgagcctgcgttctagagcccacaagccacaactactgagcctgcgtgccacaactactgaagcccacgcgcctagagcctgtgctccgcaacaagagaagccaccgcagtgagaagcacgtgcaccacaacgaagagtagcccccgctcactgcaactagagaaagcccacatgcagcaacgaagacccaacacagccataaataaaaggaataaataaatttatttttaaaaagtccagaagggggcttccctggtggcgcagtggttgagagtccgcctgccgatgcaggggacacgggttcgtgccccggtccgggaagatcccacatgccgcggagcggctgggcccgtgagccatggccgatgagcctgtgcgtccggagcctgtgctctacaacaggagaggccacaacagtgagaggcccgcgtacagcaaaaaacaaaaaaaacaaaaacaaacaaacaaaaaagtccagaaggctttttaaaatagacattataaaaggaaaagattgattataggcatttttaaaaataaaattttgaacaaGTAACACATTCACACATACAAACATCAAAAAGTATCAAAAGGGAGACAAAgagtctccttcccacccctgtcATTGGCTCAGTTCCCATCTTTTTCCCACAATGAAGCCATTGCTGTCATCTCTCGTTTATCCTTTTAGACAATGTTTCTACATATTTATGCCAATATAGTGCATTTAACTTTTCCTACCCCTTCTTACATAAATATTCTAATTCTAATAAGTCTTATTTAGACTTATTAGAATTCCTCAGATTACATAAAATGACCTGCTTTTATCAATTATTTAATTCTGCATTTCATATTAagcaaaaggggaaaaggagTCCAAATTGACCTCATACTTTTACAATATAGATATGCCTGATGTGTATGGACAAGGTCTAGGagaaaaaggtaataaaaaaaaaaacagtaataaagacagcACTCAAGTGATGAATTATGAGTTAAGTTGGCATGTTTGCCATGTAAAGCAAATCAAGTTTGTTGGCATTACTGATATTCTATGAGCAAAGCAGCATGTAAGATAAACATCATAAGTTATagccattttataattttaattttgttacagGAAGTTTGCTTAGAAACAAAATCTCACACGTGCCCACATAAGAATTACCTCAGGGGTGAAAAAGCTCACTGTTGACCTATTTTGCTGTACTGAATTTTGAGGAatccttgaaaaagaaaaaaaaaatcgtgcTGTAGACAAAAGAGCTGCATACTGGAAATATGGACCACCAATTAATTCAGTGATATTGTCTAAGTCATTtagtttccttctgtttcctccGTAGTAAAATGAAAAGACGCCGTCCAATAcactagccactagccacatgtgcttactgagcacttgaaatgtggctaatcgAAATGCAGAAGTGTTGTAAGTATAAAATACTCACCAGTACAAATACACAGTACAAAAGAATGTAAGACATCTCATTAATAACTTTTTATgttgattacatattgaaatatttttaatatattgggttaactaaaatttgtttaaaataccttttcctatttttcttttcaatgtgaCGACCACTagacaattttaaataatatatgcgGCTTGCGTTATATCTTTACTGGACAGTGCTAAACTAAATCATATCTTCCAGTCCTTAATCTTCTGATACCTACCTTAAGCTTTAGCAGGGCAGCCCTTCAAACCCAGAAAGCATCACACAGCATACACTTGaagtatttccttcctttccttccattcCACGAGATAGCACTAGAGTTAAGGTTTCAAgctaataattaatatatattttaaaatatttaaatacatgcagTTTTCTAAATATGTTGTGCTTAGTTTCATCTCCATGCCCTTCCTCACACTGTTTGCTCTACTGGGAATCTTTTTCCTAACTTGATAgcctattcatttttaaaaattcagatcctctgggaattccctggcagtccagtggttgggactcggcgctttcactgccgtgggccagattcagtccctggtcagggaactaaaatcctgcaagccacatggtttggccaaaataaaaagattaaaaattaaataaaataaaattcagatccTCTAAGAAGCTTTTCCTTAACATCCATCTCCTGCCGTAAATAACTTTACATAGCCACTGTCCTATACACATTATTCTATAATAAAaccatgaaatattatttgtttatatgcaTCCCCCCTTTCATCTTGTGTATGTTATCTGAGGTAGGTAGTGATGAGATCTTAGTCAATGCCTGGCACCCAGTAGGGGCTGTAAGCaatgtatcagtcaggataggcAAAGTTCGCAAAAAACCCTACGTCACAGTAGCTTAAGACAACAAAGGTTTTCTTCTCATGTACACTACATGTTCATCAGGAACCAGTTGAGAGCTCTACTCCGTGGCATCCTCACTCCAGGACCTACACTAATGAACAGTTCCATTTGGAGCATTGCTGGTCACTGtggcagaaggaaaaagagggCTTTGGAGGTTTTTGAACCTGTGCTTAAACGCTCCAACCTAGAACTGACACAAGTCACTTCTACTCACAGCTCATTGGCTGGAACTAATTACATGGCCCCATCCAACCACAAGGATGTCAGGAAGTACGATTCTATCATGTGCTTGGAAGACAAGGGCAGAAATATTGGGGGAACATTAATGAGGACTACTAATGACCCTGCTAGTCAGTATCATCTCCCAGCTCACTATTCCTCGGCAGGTGGAATATATTCACTATACGTTCCCCCCCCCACCAAAGGAAACAACCCAAGAGTTCCCTACAGTCACAACGTCAAGTTCAAATTAAAGAATCTGAGTGACGCACAGTAGTTCCTATACCAGTTTCAGATGTGGCGTGAGCTAGAGAACTATAAACTAAAAAGACAAGCCATGTGCTACACATCTAATATACATTGGTGGAACAGGGACAGGATAAATGCAGTAAGGAGAGAGGGGACAAGTGGGAGACACAGCAGCCTAGTGATTGTGATGTTCCCCTCTGCAGATGTGATGAAAGCCCCTTACCCTGAGGGAAGGGAGTATTTCTTGACTAGCCCCCAATTCTTTTTCTTGGTAGGCCATCCTTAGGCAATTGTTCTGTTTGAAGCTGCGAAGATTTCAGGGTTGTTGTTGCAGCATAACCTAATTTGTCCTGATTGATACGGAGATTGGAATCTAGAGGGGGGTGTTgcatactacaaaaaaacaaaaacaaaaaaccctaatatGTATGACAATAACATGTGGAGGGCAGCAGAGGAATCTTATTGGAGGCTGGAAGGATGGCAACCCATGTCATATAGTAGCAAAGTATTTGGTAAAACTGTTGCCTGCAGTAACTTAGGAGTCATACTTTAATAATCTACCTAATAAACTAGAAGAAAGCATCAGATAACAGAATTTTAGCAGTAGGAATTGTATACAATTGGTTGCATTGACAAAGCACTGCAGGATGAGTTCAGAAGAGAACTGGCCAGCTTACAAGTAGCCATAGGGATCCAGAGAGACTACGGAAATCATAGTGGTTCACAGAAGCAACTGCTTCTCATCCCTAAGTGGGAATAGATAAAATGGAGAAATGTTTGGAGTGACAAAAGTCACTCCTAGGACAATTCAAACTCTAGTGACAATTCAAACTCAGCTTTGTAGGGAGGGTGACCAACCGTCCGGGTTTGCCCAGAACTGTCCGAGTTTTAACACTGAAAGTCCTGCAAACCCTGCCAGGCACAGGGACAGTTGCTTACCCTACTCATAAGAAAGATCAAAACAACCATATGGCCATCATATCTTTTTTAAAACCTCTGAGCAGTTTAAATTGTTTTAGAGCCAAGACCTCATTAAGGCTGCGGCACCTAGTAAACCATTTCAATTAAGCTAAACTGCTTGGGGAAGAGACTTCAGGTGCAGCTCTCCAACTGAAAAGATCAAAATGCCCCAAAGTAATTGGGGAGGCATGAGAATGAGAAAAGACatcaaatttaagaaatatgtcTAGAAAAGGGCAGCTACTGTCACATGACACTGCCTGAAATCAGAGATAAAAAGCCAACTATATTTTTGAGAGTACTCTGTTACAACACAAGGCACATAAGCCCagccaaccacaaaagaccaGGGTGTACAATCTTATCATGTGCCCAGAAAGTGGGAAGCtggaaatatttgtaaacagCTCTAATGACTACCATAGTGCAATAAATGATGCCCAAACCACTGGTTTCTAG is a window from the Orcinus orca chromosome 9, mOrcOrc1.1, whole genome shotgun sequence genome containing:
- the GARIN1A gene encoding LOW QUALITY PROTEIN: Golgi-associated RAB2 interactor protein 1A (The sequence of the model RefSeq protein was modified relative to this genomic sequence to represent the inferred CDS: deleted 1 base in 1 codon); translated protein: MSKIRSLPPEVMEPGPGVELGVEDGLLCQLIHSPEFNLFSDSVVFESNFIQVTKAGNWMDVCDGSTTVILGVTSSVPSLPLPNVLLMANVTWPQGQFSTCSTPDSAPVITLSRILPLKYMELRICDRLQCILRVRTVTEKIFYLRLHEKHPEAVFQFWIRLVKILQRGLSITTKDPRIQFSHCLVPKLPCSSTETSGSGLLSSCQSSESSMKLLAAEQTSDCFSNLSGRSQLTADRNTDTTTEIDNFNCSDKTPSPVASPVNSNIPMRATLNHSLWEQENPEEHFLQAPVASSLGENFLGP